A stretch of Aedes aegypti strain LVP_AGWG chromosome 2, AaegL5.0 Primary Assembly, whole genome shotgun sequence DNA encodes these proteins:
- the LOC5573705 gene encoding ribonucleoside-diphosphate reductase subunit M2 isoform X1, with the protein MPPKRSRQRAGDATVSLDFRLEASALPHHNYYPFSFRDVCTFVDVVGFVWSNARKVLTESGANVAQKMDYQDEKEQTVDSGSIDPKELAKNELSAAQKREQTPFDPSIEPLLKENPRRFVIFPIQYHDIWQMYKKAEASFWTVEEVDLSKDMADWEKLKSGEKHFISHVLAFFAASDGIVNENLVERFSQEVQVTEARCFYGFQIAMENVHSEMYSLLIDTYIRDSKEREYLFNAIDNLPCVKKKADWALNWISSKKANFGERVVAFAAVEGIFFSGSFASIFWLKKRGLMPGLTFSNELISRDEGLHTDFACLMFKYLVQKPSQERVIEIIREAVLIEQEFLTKALPVDLLGMNCDLMSQYIEFVADRLLLELGIDKIYNTKNPFSFMEFISLEGKTNFFEKKVGEYQKWGVMANRLDNVFTLDADF; encoded by the exons ATGCCTCCAAAGCGTTCGAGACAACGAGCGGGAGATGCTACGGTCAGCTTAGATTTTCGCCTAGAAGCAAGTGCACTTCCCCACCACAATTATTACCCATTTTCGTTTCGCGATGTTTGTACCTTTGTCGATGTCGTTGGCTTTGTGTGGAGT AATGCCCGTAAGGTTCTAACCGAAAGCGGTGCTAACGTGGCCCAAAAGATGGACTACCAGGACGAGAAAGAGCAGACAGTCGATAGCGGTTCTATCGATCCGAAGGAGCTGGCCAAAAATGAGTTGTCAGCTGCTCAGAAACGCGAACAGACACCATTCGATCCCTCCATCGAACCACTGCTCAAGGAAAATCCCCGTCGTTTCGTCATTTTCCCCATCCAGTATCATGACATTTGGCAGATGTACAAGAAG GCAGAGGCATCTTTCTGGACAGTAGAGGAAGTCGATCTCTCTAAAGATATGGCTGATTGGGAAAAGCTCAAGTCCGGCGAGAAGCACTTCATCTCACATGTGCTGGCCTTCTTTGCCGCTTCCGATGGCATCGTGAACGAGAACCTTGTGGAACGTTTCAGCCAGGAGGTCCAGGTCACCGAAGCGCGTTGTTTCTACGGATTTCAAATTGCAATGGAAAATGTCCACAGTGAAATGTACTCGCTGCTTATTGATACTTACATTCGCGATTCCAAAGAAAG GGAGTACTTGTTCAACGCCATCGATAATCTGCCCTGTGTGAAGAAGAAAGCTGACTGGGCATTGAACTGGATTTCAAGCAAAAAGGCCAACTTCGGAGAACGCGTCGTAGCCTTCGCCGCCGTGGAAGGTATTTTCTTTAGTGGAAGTTTCGCATCCATCTTTTGGTTGAAGAAGCGTGGACTGATGCCTGGGCTAACATTCTCCAACGAATTGATCTCACGTGACGAAGGCCTGCACACGGACTTTGCTTGTCTTATGTTCAAATATCTGGTACAGAAACCATCACAAGAACGTGTGATCGAGATTATCCGCGAAGCAGTCCTGATCGAACAGGAGTTCCTGACGAAAGCCCTTCCGGTTGACCTGCTTGGCATGAATTGTGACCTTATGTCGCAGTATATTGAATTCGTGGCTGATAGACTGCTGCTCGAGTTGGGCATCGATAAA aTTTACAATACGAAGAATCCGTTTAGTTTTATGGAGTTCATTTCACTTGAAGGTAAAACTAACTTCTTTGAGAAGAAAGTAGGAGAGTATCAGAAGTGGGGTGTTATGGCCAACCGACTTGACAATGTGTTCACACTGGACGCCGACTTCTAG
- the LOC5573705 gene encoding ribonucleoside-diphosphate reductase subunit M2 isoform X2, with translation MSRILEKENITENMEKISIKNARKVLTESGANVAQKMDYQDEKEQTVDSGSIDPKELAKNELSAAQKREQTPFDPSIEPLLKENPRRFVIFPIQYHDIWQMYKKAEASFWTVEEVDLSKDMADWEKLKSGEKHFISHVLAFFAASDGIVNENLVERFSQEVQVTEARCFYGFQIAMENVHSEMYSLLIDTYIRDSKEREYLFNAIDNLPCVKKKADWALNWISSKKANFGERVVAFAAVEGIFFSGSFASIFWLKKRGLMPGLTFSNELISRDEGLHTDFACLMFKYLVQKPSQERVIEIIREAVLIEQEFLTKALPVDLLGMNCDLMSQYIEFVADRLLLELGIDKIYNTKNPFSFMEFISLEGKTNFFEKKVGEYQKWGVMANRLDNVFTLDADF, from the exons AATGCCCGTAAGGTTCTAACCGAAAGCGGTGCTAACGTGGCCCAAAAGATGGACTACCAGGACGAGAAAGAGCAGACAGTCGATAGCGGTTCTATCGATCCGAAGGAGCTGGCCAAAAATGAGTTGTCAGCTGCTCAGAAACGCGAACAGACACCATTCGATCCCTCCATCGAACCACTGCTCAAGGAAAATCCCCGTCGTTTCGTCATTTTCCCCATCCAGTATCATGACATTTGGCAGATGTACAAGAAG GCAGAGGCATCTTTCTGGACAGTAGAGGAAGTCGATCTCTCTAAAGATATGGCTGATTGGGAAAAGCTCAAGTCCGGCGAGAAGCACTTCATCTCACATGTGCTGGCCTTCTTTGCCGCTTCCGATGGCATCGTGAACGAGAACCTTGTGGAACGTTTCAGCCAGGAGGTCCAGGTCACCGAAGCGCGTTGTTTCTACGGATTTCAAATTGCAATGGAAAATGTCCACAGTGAAATGTACTCGCTGCTTATTGATACTTACATTCGCGATTCCAAAGAAAG GGAGTACTTGTTCAACGCCATCGATAATCTGCCCTGTGTGAAGAAGAAAGCTGACTGGGCATTGAACTGGATTTCAAGCAAAAAGGCCAACTTCGGAGAACGCGTCGTAGCCTTCGCCGCCGTGGAAGGTATTTTCTTTAGTGGAAGTTTCGCATCCATCTTTTGGTTGAAGAAGCGTGGACTGATGCCTGGGCTAACATTCTCCAACGAATTGATCTCACGTGACGAAGGCCTGCACACGGACTTTGCTTGTCTTATGTTCAAATATCTGGTACAGAAACCATCACAAGAACGTGTGATCGAGATTATCCGCGAAGCAGTCCTGATCGAACAGGAGTTCCTGACGAAAGCCCTTCCGGTTGACCTGCTTGGCATGAATTGTGACCTTATGTCGCAGTATATTGAATTCGTGGCTGATAGACTGCTGCTCGAGTTGGGCATCGATAAA aTTTACAATACGAAGAATCCGTTTAGTTTTATGGAGTTCATTTCACTTGAAGGTAAAACTAACTTCTTTGAGAAGAAAGTAGGAGAGTATCAGAAGTGGGGTGTTATGGCCAACCGACTTGACAATGTGTTCACACTGGACGCCGACTTCTAG